From one Leptidea sinapis chromosome 22, ilLepSina1.1, whole genome shotgun sequence genomic stretch:
- the LOC126970954 gene encoding endothelial lipase-like, with amino-acid sequence MRAAGLLLVLLHSVAAVLPPIMSNSLGDLLRAASDTCEKLPLDIISSVQKLSDLNVIMFTRTGKKQYALNAAPAHLPRVSSPDVPLTVFISGWWNSPQDEAARAVVRALLTAAPYVLVLDTRVPFSRGYVSSAALVNAVARRLFRLISGAAARGHDPARTHLVGFSLGAHVAGIAGDLVRRRLNATIGRITALDPARPCFAGAARRRLTRDDARFVHVVHSSAGVVGLESAVGHADVYVNGLEGRLPECRARPVPLECEHAAAWRLYADSAKTASGNGLLGRRCRDWAELQSGRCDGEPTNLGFGCRDDTRGLFMYSPPKEDTNLKVFNLFDVNTWFS; translated from the exons ATGCGTGCTGCTGGCTTGCTGCTGGTATTGCTGCATTCGGTAGCCGCGGTGCTGCCGCCCATAATGTCCAACTCCCTTGGAGACCTCCTGAGAGCAGCCTCCGACACCT GTGAAAAGCTACCGTTGGACATCATATCATCTGTACAGAAGTTGTCAGATCTAAATGTGATAATGTTCACCAGAACTGGCAAAAAACAATACGCGCTGAATGCGGCGCCCGCACACCTGCCGCGCGTCTCCTCCCCCGACGTTCCGCTCACCGTGTTCATCTCGGGCTGGTGGAACTCCCCGCAGGATGAAGCCGCGCGAGCCGTGGTACGAGCGCTGCTCACCGCTGCTCCCTACGTGTTGGTATTGGATACCCGCGTGCCTTTCTCCCGCGGCTACGTGTCCTCGGCTGCACTAGTGAACGCAGTAGCGCGCCGCCTGTTCCGACTTATCAGTGGAGCAGCGGCGCGTGGACATGACCCAGCCCGCACGCATCTAGTGGGATTCAGCCTGGGCGCTCACGTGGCTGGCATAGCTGGTGATCTGGTGCGGCGTCGGCTCAACGCTACCATTGGTCGGATCACAGCACTCGACCCTGCACGGCCTTGCTTTGCAGGCGCGGCGCGGCGAAGATTGACGAGGGACGACGCGCGCTTTGTCCACGTGGTGCACAGCAGCGCCGGCGTGGTGGGTCTGGAAAGTGCGGTGGGTCATGCCGACGTGTACGTTAATGGGCTGGAGGGCCGGCTGCCAGAGTGCCGCGCACGTCCTGTGCCGCTCGAGTGCGAGCACGCGGCAGCCTGGAGACTATACGCCGACTCAGCGAAGACCGCGAGCGGAAATGGGCTGCTAGGCCGGCGCTGTCGCGACTGGGCCGAGTTACAAAGCGGCCGGTGTGACGGTGAGCCGACAAACCTGGGCTTCGGGTGCCGCGA